In the Helianthus annuus cultivar XRQ/B chromosome 11, HanXRQr2.0-SUNRISE, whole genome shotgun sequence genome, one interval contains:
- the LOC110887765 gene encoding uncharacterized protein LOC110887765, whose product MFDVTHAVLKEIIEDTSHATGFQCGDANIAYGYLQSFEFVLVLHLMKEVMGRTDTLCQALQKKSQDILNAMELVFTTKKYYPKDFTEQERNQCSGQLEIFKVERINNAKLSGENNMYKLVERVCRLILTLPVSTATTERGFSAMKIFKNRFRNKMLDQYLVNSIVIYIEKEIDVNFDSESIIEEFKNLKGRRAEL is encoded by the exons ATGTTTGATGTCACCCATGCTGTTCTCAAGGAAATAATTGAAGACACGTCTCATGCTACTGGTTTTCAATGTGGAGATGCTAATATAGCTTATGGTTACTTGCAATCATTTGAGTTtgtgcttgttcttcacttgatGAAAGAAGTAATGGGAAGAACTGATACACTTTGTCAAGCATTACAAAAGAAATCCCAAGACATCCTTAATGCAATGGAGTTAGTTTTTACAACAAAG AAATATTATCCTAAAGATTTTACAGAGCAAGAGAGGAATCAATGTAGTGGTCAATTGGAGATTTTTAAAGTTGAAAGGATAAATAATGCCAAGCTAAGTGGG GAAAATAACATGTACAAATTGGTTGAAAGAGTGTGTCGGCTAATCTTGACACTTCCAGTTTCGACTGCAACAACTGAAAGAGGATTTTCAGCAATGAAAATATTTAAGAATCGTTTTCGCAATAAGATGTTAGATCAGTATCTAGTAAACAGTATTGTGATTTACATAGAAAAGGAAATTGATGTGAACTTTGATTCGGAGTCTATAATTGAAGAATTCAAAAATCTTAAAGGAAGACGGGCAGAACTATAA